Genomic segment of Malus domestica chromosome 15, GDT2T_hap1:
GTCGCTCCAGTAAGTCGaacttgatgatttttcatcaacagCTGATTCTATTTTCAGTgaaaagtaaaacagagatcatatccgaaaacttagtgaacttctgagcctaatattgttgttgcaggacaatattagtagctaagaaggtcgaataggttttCTCCATGAGATCATCTTTAGTCAAAGTCTCGTTACAGAACTTGAGAAATGATCGGATTTGACAAACtttataattatattcattcacatacTTAAAGTCTTAGAAGCGCAAATGCTGctagtcatgtcttgcttcagacaaaaaatgtccttttggtgatcaaacGATCAAccaaagcgacccatagtgctcgtggatcctcctcaacaAAGTACTCGGTTTGTAGTGtgtcatgaatatgtcttcggatgaagatcatggcagtggctttctcagcttcgccaacagggTTATCCGTCTCATCTTCAATGGTGGGACACAAATTCTTTgtagtgaggtggagcttcacatcttggacccatttgaggtagtttcttccagagacctccaaagtggtgaagtcgagtttgttcaaattcgataTATTCCTATCACAAAATGAATGGACAAGAtatggttagtgtaatggagaaaaaatcaatccattcacataggagtagaacattaaGGTTCTAATAGAgatgtattggtttaaatttgcATGAAAAAGTTTCGGGTTTTCATGAGTGATGTTTTTAACAGGTTTTCAAACAAAggcatgtttctagaaacttcaggtttccaaataattatgaacttcaggtttccaaataattatgaacttcaggttcatatgttcttgtagacaaacacaaatatatatatatataaatctgcaacaagaaaatatgtaaATAGAACTTCAGGTCTATAATTGTAATTGaaataattatttggacttcgggccaaatttaaagtgtgggtgaaaaaaattataaaactcaaattgtctaaaaaaaatacaattaagcTCAGGGTCTAAAAACATGAGCCAAAGCCCACGAGTGGGCTGAGCAAATTTGTACCGTAAGCCCAAGCCTAAAACTGGGCTGGGGTAGGCACGTGCTGATCATGCCCCAATTAGTTTTTGGACTGCAAGCCCAGTAGCAGCAAACGGGCTGCAAGGACAGGGTTCAAGAAATAGAGGCCTAGATAGGCGCTGATCAGGTGCACTGATGCACTAGCTGCAAGCTGGGATCCCGTGCATCGCGGGCGTAGGGACACAATAGCCCTCGGGTTGGTGTCATATGTTGGGCCGAGCCATGGTCTTGGACCGTATTAGGCGAGCCCaataacgaaaaaaaaaaattttattttatttttttatgtcacAGGCTGAGAAGGCCTGCCCAATTGACCTTGGGTTTCAGCAAAAAAAAACACCCTAGCTTTATTGGGTGTGGTCACTGAGGACAAAGGTCGGTACCTCCAATACAGGCGGTCGTGTTCTggtaaaaaaaactcaaaacgaGTTGTTGTGTTTGACATGGAATCGAGATGGTGTGATGGAAAAAGTCTCGACGtccaaaaaccaaagaaaaatttAGGATTCAAATTTGGGTTTTCGAAATCCGGAGATTCATACGAATCTCGGCCAAAAACAAGGTCGGTGACGACTGCAAGGTCGTCTAGGATGGTAGTCGTAATGGTTGGGCATGGTTGCAGGCCATGCGTGTGACGTCGTGAAAGGCATTGGGGTTTTTGGGATGAGTTCCAGATGTTtggaacttcgggttccaaTTGTGGCTCAGGTTTGGGTTTAAAGAAccttagattttttttaaattttttttctttatttccatattttaattcaACGCATATTGACAAATAATTTAATGCATGAGCAGATATAGGATGCAATTCATgacaatatcaaattcacataattcaacaattataaatataatgcatacacaatttatgtagaatctaaaattcgaaaaatgtaaagttgagtcatgcattatggtgaatgttcatgctatcatggctgcaaaaatatcaagGTAAAAActgttgttttggaagaacctgattgcgtgatgatattggtgaactggtttgatgcagaaagctTCTATGTCAAATTCCTAAGCTCAACAGTAAAAGTATGTTGATAATGTGTTGTGGCCTATTTTAACTAATAAGGAAGGGGGTCGGCAGCACAGAGAGATATGTGATTttagggttgtgtagaggaatgtgtgttattccccctacgcaatacctttatttatagtaataagagagaGCGAAGAAATCATTCTTTttcaaggaatacaagtccatataggaaaaaataattagaatcaaatctaatctaggatttacacaatcacacttaaactagaacTTAAACTAGAAGTGTACAACAAGTTTGGGATTGtggtgtttaaaaaaaaaaaaaaaaaagacaaaaaagctTATTAAAAAATCTGGAATattaaatgtgtttggtataccatgcttctaaaaaaacttttttatttttcaaagtaTAGTAATAAATTCtgatttaatgaaatttttaaatAGCAAGTACTCCcgcatgttttacaaaattacaattgttgcccCTACATATTGTTTttaacaattattatatcacatgAAATATCATACcctttttagtcatttaaaatattcaaagcaatttatataaaagtttaccaaatactcacactctactttttttttttttaattaaaatcacTTTTTAATTTATCAAACACTCAACAACTTTATAAGCTTAGTAGCATGGTAGACCCTACTTTTGcttttctatatttttctaCTGTCATTGatagcagtttttttttaaaaaagcattttttttttgttttaccaaacaTGTTTGATGTTCTAGATTTTTTAataggctaaatagccaaaatagtccctgagagttgcataactcatcactttggtccctaacatttcaaatcaataaaagtggtccctgagattgtccaccatccatcattttgatcattccgttaaaaactcagttaagtgtcccggaactcttggccagaagtttgggcaattttcaaagcttcgtaactcaaatgtttcttaaccaaattcgacccataatatatcaaaatgaagataggaaagtgcaaaataagattatacctatttggaagcccaatggcttCCGGAGATGGCctgaaaatagcctcaaagttgactggtccgagggaaaactggaaaagtCACCGGAAattaggtaaactttaaacgttcataacttctttaatactcaatgaaatcaagcgattcaaaaatgaaaatcatacttctcgatgagatgaagagaatggtacctttttagatggctaaagcactgtggtttggccggaaaatggctcgaaagtggctaactcgagactaagacagccactttcgagctgTTTTCCAGCCAAAACATGGCGATTTAGCTatcaaaaaaggtaccattctctttgtctcatcgagaagtatgatttttatttttgaattactTGATTTAGTtgaatattgaagaagttatgaacatttaaagtttacccagtttccgacgagttttcaagttttccctcggaccagtcaactttgaggctattttctggccaaCTCTGGCAACAATTGGGCTTCCAAAttggtataatcttattctacactttcctatatttattttgatatattatgggtcgtatttggttaagaaacgattgagttacgaagctttgaaaattgcccaaacttccggccaagagctccgggacacttaacggagtttttaacggaatgacaaaaatgatggatggtggacaatcttagggaccacttttatcgatttgaaatgttagggaccaaaatgacgagttatgcaaatctccgGGATCACTTTTGcttttctatatttttctaCTGTTATTGATAgtagttttttttaaaaagcattttttttttaaattttaccaAACATGTTTGATGTTCTAGATTTTTTAATAAGTTGCTTTTTAAAAAGCACTACAATCCAAAATCACCCCTAAAAGTAGAGCTTGggtggaaaatttaaaaaaatatttcttaGTATTTACGCACATTCTTAATAGTCTAGGTGGTGTTTGTGCAAATATCCCAGATATTTTTATTCTTTAAAATTaaggaacaaaaacacacaTAAAGGTCGTAAAATTCCTGGAGCAGAAACTAAAATATTTCATTCATATGGATGTACCTTCTTCTACCTTACAACACAAATATATCAAACAAGGCATTACATCCCATGTCCCTTGCACCAATTACTTGTTGAACTACACTTCGACAAATATATCAAACGTACCAAAAAATATATAGGTAAGACTAACAAATTCAATGgatgactgtttttttttttataagatggAACTGAGAAGGAGATCAGTAAGTCATAAGGGGTGACCCACTACAATGGACATCAGAAGCGTCGGAGATCCTTTGTTTCGGAGATAATGTCGTCATGGCAGCAGCATTGACGTCCAGATTGAGATAAGTTTTCCTCTTTTGTGTCTCTGAACTCGCCTTCTCATCTGAAGCTTCAGCAATTGGACTCAAGGGCTCCACTTCCTTTTGGGGGGCAGACAGCATGGCTTGAGCTTCTGCCACCACCGATGCATTATCATCGGTAGCATATAGAATCTTCTGTATAGCAGCAACAACCTGCGTAAGGAATAAAAACCATTAATTTCCACTGCCTATCAGTCATATAGAAAAGTTTCCGGTAATTCTGATGAGACATCCAGAAAAAATCAAAACAGAAGAGTGAAAGTACAGTACAGTTAGGTGTTCAATCTCAGGACTCTGGCAAAGTATCTCAATATCTCTGAGCTTCGCAAAGTAGAAGTCCCTCTCCTTCTCAAGGCTATCCACCGACAGCTTCAACTCCGTGATCTGCATTCAAATTAGTATTAGACCCTCTAACATTCATTGATTGAATTCTCACTCATACTCAGACTAAAAGCACCACCTGTTCATCATACGCAGGGGTTGTAGGGCCTCCACTGGAAGAAGGCCTCAAGGTCTTCCCTGATTGACTTGTGGAGATCACAGAAGGTGCTACATCATTTCTTCGAGCATTGTGGGAGGACTGAGATCTTTGGGGAGCTGCTGAACCCTTAGCTGATGATTGCAATTGGGCACCTCTCTTGTTTCCTTCTTTCCCAACTTTGCAAgcttctctccctcctttgcAAGCTTCTCTCCTCTCCAGAGCATTGTAACTAACAGTGACAATAAAAGGCATATCATTTATATGCAAAATTTTCCCTTAGTTACCGCTAACAAACGAACAACTTTGTTCTTTCTTTCAAATATGCAGCCCCAAAGGAACTTAACTTGTCATTGACGAGTGCAGACTTGAGTACGAATATATCATCATAATATGCAGAGCATAGCGGATAAAATAAATGTCCAAGGTAAACAAGAGAAGGCAAGTCCAAGGTACTAACCAAACAGAAAGCAAACACTTGGGAGAGAGCATAGATACTAAGTATAGGATTcgaattttgattttgattttcaaCAACGGCagaaaattgaatcaaaatgAAGTTTCGCAAGAATTTGAGTTCTACATTCAAATATGGATGAAGTCCATTTGCTTCAAACATATACAGCATGTCTCAATAGAATTACAAACACTTGATAGTTCAACTTACAACAAAATGTAACTCCCAGATAACATCATAAACAGTTATTGAATGGAAGGGAATTCTTATACAACGTACACAATTATGGCTAGAACTTACTTGTTCATACTGCCTCCATTGACAGAATCGCAGTACCGCTTCATCCATTGCATGAACTCCAGATTATCGAGCGGCCTTCCTTTCACAAGCTTGCTCACTTCAATGTGCTAAAAACGcccaatacacacacacagaaaacaaaaatggtAAACACATAGcataaattcaagaaaaaatgaGGATCAAATCTACTCCAACTATATTTAATAAATTACAACgaagaaagcaaagaaaattGAACCTTAGTGATTTTGAGTTTGTTGAAAACGTCCTGAAGGACCTTGTAGTTCTGAATCATCTCGTACTCGCTCTTGGCATCAAAATTGACCTTGTGCATCGGCACAATACCGTTATGAACGGCATCCATGAGTTGGCAGTGAACGGCACCGGAACACGCCTGAAAATGCAGATTAGAAAATCGATGGGCGAAATTGAATCGTAAGAGAGTAAATTCGAAATGGAAAAGgttggggtttagggtttggagAAAGAACCTCCTCCACTTTGCTGAGATTGAGACGGAGAGTTGAGTTGATCCAGGCCAAGATCTCGGTCCTGCCTACGAAGTAAGCGCCGTCCATCATACCAATATTCGTCGCCATTGGAGATTTTGGTGAGGTCTCTGCGTctctggagagagagagaaagagagagagagagagagagagaggaatttAAAACTGGGAGGCGTTTCGGGAAGCGGGATCTTTTCAATATAAATTCAAAAGTGGCTTTCGGACCGAACCGTTTGTCTGGAGATTTGGATCTCTGGGCTTCTAACCCGCTTGGTGGAAGCCCAAATATTAAGCCCAATGTTCAGGCTGCTTCTTGAAAGTGcatttgtgttaatttttttttatttttttgtcaaacgatgtCAGAAGCACATTGGTGGAATGACTTAGTTGAGACATTTGCAATAAGATAATTGATTTTTGTACCATCTTTTGACCTTTTTCACTTATACGTTTAAATACAAGGCACTCTCGTTTGCAAAAGGTAAAAAGGGGAGTGCCTTGTATTTAACTTTTGAGGTACAAATACTCTAATTTGGGTCCACATAGCATAATAGATACTAATACAAGTTTGATACACGAGATGCATGTATACATTGGGGGATGATATGGATACTTGGATACGAGGTTGATACTCACAAAGACGAATGGGGATGTaaggaataaaataaaatttgtctaTCGGACTGTAAATACGAGGTGCAATAGGTTGCACACAACGATGCTAGGACTTTATGAGATCTCTTACATTTTTGTAGTACTAATAACaattaaattgattgaatttatAAGATGATCGATGATACAAAAGTATCTATCATTAAAGTCACCACTGATAGCTCAAATCTTTGTCATAAAATGACATGCATCTGCATGATTGACACATTGGCATATA
This window contains:
- the LOC103401410 gene encoding microtubule-associated protein RP/EB family member 1C, whose translation is MATNIGMMDGAYFVGRTEILAWINSTLRLNLSKVEEACSGAVHCQLMDAVHNGIVPMHKVNFDAKSEYEMIQNYKVLQDVFNKLKITKHIEVSKLVKGRPLDNLEFMQWMKRYCDSVNGGSMNNYNALERREACKGGREACKVGKEGNKRGAQLQSSAKGSAAPQRSQSSHNARRNDVAPSVISTSQSGKTLRPSSSGGPTTPAYDEQITELKLSVDSLEKERDFYFAKLRDIEILCQSPEIEHLTVVAAIQKILYATDDNASVVAEAQAMLSAPQKEVEPLSPIAEASDEKASSETQKRKTYLNLDVNAAAMTTLSPKQRISDASDVHCSGSPLMTY